One part of the [Pantoea] beijingensis genome encodes these proteins:
- the apaH gene encoding bis(5'-nucleosyl)-tetraphosphatase (symmetrical) ApaH produces MSTYLIGDIHGCFDELQSLLAQVAFDPTQDTLWLTGDLVARGPGSLDVLRYVRSLGNSVRLVLGNHDLHLLAVYAGISRNKPKDRITPLLEAPDADELINWLRRQPLLQVDEDKKLVMAHAGITPQWDIATAKMCAREVEAVLSSDSYPLFLDAMYGDMPNNWTPELTGLARLRFSTNALTRMRYCFPNGQLDMICKDAPGSAPPPLKPWFAIEGPVARDYTVVFGHWASLEGQGTPEGIMGLDTGCCWGGTLTLLRWEDRSLFVQPSNREREIEV; encoded by the coding sequence ATGAGCACCTATTTAATTGGCGACATCCACGGCTGTTTTGATGAATTACAGTCACTTCTGGCACAGGTAGCATTCGATCCAACACAGGATACCCTGTGGCTAACGGGCGATCTGGTTGCTCGCGGCCCGGGATCGTTAGACGTATTACGCTACGTCCGTTCGCTGGGAAACTCCGTACGATTGGTACTGGGCAATCATGATCTGCATCTTTTAGCCGTTTACGCGGGTATCAGCCGCAATAAACCTAAAGATCGCATTACGCCGTTGCTGGAAGCACCCGATGCTGACGAGCTGATAAACTGGTTGCGCCGTCAGCCACTGCTTCAGGTTGATGAAGATAAGAAACTGGTGATGGCACATGCAGGTATTACGCCACAGTGGGATATCGCCACGGCAAAAATGTGCGCGCGTGAAGTCGAAGCCGTTTTATCCAGTGACAGCTACCCGCTGTTTCTGGACGCAATGTATGGCGATATGCCCAATAACTGGACGCCCGAACTCACTGGTTTAGCCCGCTTGCGTTTTAGCACCAACGCTCTCACCCGCATGCGCTATTGTTTTCCAAACGGGCAGTTGGATATGATCTGCAAAGATGCTCCGGGATCGGCACCGCCGCCGCTTAAACCCTGGTTCGCTATCGAAGGGCCCGTTGCACGCGACTATACCGTAGTTTTCGGACACTGGGCTTCTCTGGAAGGCCAGGGGACACCGGAGGGAATTATGGGTCTGGATACAGGGTGCTGCTGGGGAGGAACGCTAACGCTGCTGCGTTGGGAAGATCGTTCTCTGTTCGTACAGCCTTCGAATCGCGAGCGCGAAATTGAAGTCTGA
- the folA gene encoding type 3 dihydrofolate reductase, with protein sequence MISLIAALAADRVIGMENAMPWDLPADLAWFKRTTLNKPVIMGRLTWESIGRPLPNRLNIVVSSQKSDIEGVIWVSSIEEAIAAAGDAQEIMVIGGGRIYEQLLKRADRLYLTHIDAEVEGDTHFPDYEPDEWESTFSEFHDADEKNSHSYCFEILDRR encoded by the coding sequence ATGATTAGTCTGATTGCGGCTTTAGCGGCCGACCGCGTAATTGGAATGGAAAATGCCATGCCGTGGGATCTGCCTGCAGACTTGGCCTGGTTTAAACGTACCACGTTAAATAAACCGGTAATTATGGGCCGCCTGACCTGGGAGTCTATTGGCCGTCCTCTACCGAATCGACTCAATATTGTTGTCAGCAGCCAGAAAAGTGATATCGAAGGCGTGATATGGGTTAGCTCTATTGAAGAGGCAATTGCGGCTGCAGGTGATGCGCAAGAGATTATGGTGATTGGTGGAGGGCGTATTTATGAGCAGTTGCTCAAACGTGCAGACCGCCTCTATTTGACTCATATTGATGCAGAAGTTGAAGGGGATACCCATTTCCCGGACTACGAGCCGGATGAGTGGGAGTCAACATTTAGCGAGTTTCATGACGCGGATGAAAAAAACTCTCATAGTTACTGCTTCGAAATTCTCGATCGCCGTTAA
- a CDS encoding LysE family translocator, with product MLETSLFVAAIATLGMLSPGPDFFLIIKNAARYTRGLALMTSLGVICGVTTHMAYCVAGLAVVITTTPWLFMLLKYAGAAYLIYVGLQALMSRGNSKMDLSQVQQEKTSWKKAFLQGYLCNLLNPKATLFFLSVFTQVLDTDSGFAEKLWYAGIILSLSAIWWPALVFLIQSGPVRRGLSRAQKLIDKLLGGVLIALGIKVALS from the coding sequence ATGTTAGAAACCAGTTTATTCGTCGCAGCCATTGCAACGCTCGGCATGCTCTCCCCTGGCCCGGACTTTTTTCTGATCATTAAGAACGCGGCTCGCTATACCCGCGGTTTGGCGTTAATGACATCATTGGGCGTAATTTGCGGCGTAACCACACATATGGCGTACTGCGTTGCCGGACTCGCCGTGGTTATTACCACCACACCGTGGCTATTTATGTTGCTGAAATATGCGGGGGCTGCCTATTTGATTTATGTCGGTTTGCAGGCGCTTATGTCACGTGGCAATAGCAAAATGGATTTAAGTCAGGTACAGCAGGAAAAAACCTCATGGAAAAAAGCCTTCCTGCAAGGTTATCTGTGTAATCTGCTTAATCCTAAAGCAACGTTATTCTTCCTGTCGGTCTTTACCCAAGTATTAGATACTGATTCAGGCTTTGCTGAAAAGTTATGGTATGCCGGTATTATTCTCAGTCTGTCAGCGATCTGGTGGCCAGCACTGGTGTTTCTAATCCAAAGTGGCCCGGTTCGGCGCGGCTTGTCCAGGGCGCAAAAGCTGATTGATAAGCTGCTTGGCGGCGTACTGATCGCTCTCGGAATCAAAGTCGCGTTGTCATAA